One window from the genome of Nomascus leucogenys isolate Asia chromosome 12, Asia_NLE_v1, whole genome shotgun sequence encodes:
- the KIAA0754 gene encoding uncharacterized protein KIAA0754 homolog, with protein MGKPLSRPDCLRRNPTCLGKGEEEDGYIEDCYVPQRSIYDTMRINEQIDQGSKLNQTSKSTMEKMEGSTISSNGTLGAASNVFESRAPEGKKLDERIIFDALKLSSDVQKSAPVPPRRRPNAERKDNVNRRSWKSFMPPNFPEFAERIEASLSEVSEAGASNPSLQEKKESSSALTESSGHLDHREPQSESVTLEHVSKSIGIPEVQDVKNLSGDCEDFRFQQHSANPPHEFQPVESEAAATSGNTDVMQESRFSSATWPRATKSLAKGGFSEKQHPLGDTACTVEMPPLSPCLSEELLDPELHVLITPSLREKTESELKFEEDERWIMMEAEGEWEEEKLSDREKTFLMADEKNSLADIFEEREQANTAVVEDGSDCLAAVLRTFGHLSLGQICCPDDPQPAKDQLATVPKGIPLDCDCVLTGEDILGEVANRTAQGLEGLVSDSACTVGTIDAEQLSDTDSVQMFLELEKECLCEEGVTPLVELQNQTSSEGLAASQDAENLLVVSHFSGAALEKEQHLGLLHVRAKDYDTGLDCGYFNTLDSSQVPNAVELIAHVDIMRDTSTVSKEECEKVPFSPRTAEFKSRQPADLDSLEKLDPGGLLNSDHRVSHEEKLSGFIASELAKDNGNLSLGDCSQTERNGEECIERVTFSFAFNHELTDVTSGPEVEVLYESNLLTDEIHLESGNVTVNQENNSLTSMGNVVACELSMEKICDEDSEAKELDYQATLLEDRAPAHFHRNFPEQVFQDLQRMSPESEILSLHLLVGELRLNPAGVETVNDIKPELNVASSEGGEMERRDSDSCLNIFPEKQVTKAGNTEPVLEDWIPILQRPSQTAAVPTVEDALDAALPSPEEDTSVAAVPAPEGSAVVAAIGRFPHEDILVASIVSLEEEDVTAAAVSAPERATVPAVTVSVPEGTAAVAAVSFPEETAPAVAAAITQEGMSAVAEFSPEWTALAIAVPITEEDSTPEGPVTPATTVHAPEEPDTTAVRVSTPEEPTSPAAAVPTPEEPTSPAAAVPTPEEPTSPSAAVPTPEESASLAAAVPTPEEPTSPSAAVPTPEEPTSPSAAVPTPEESASPSAAVPTPEESASLAAAVPTPEESASAAAPVPTPEESASPAAAVPTPEESASPTAAVPTLAESASPTAAVPTPAESASFAAVVATPEEPTSPAASLPTPTAMVATLEELTSPEASVPPSEEPASPAAAVSNPEEPASPAATVPTLEEPTSSAAAVLTPEELTSPAASVPTPEEPASPAAAVSNLAEPTSAVPTPEVAAIPAASVPTPEVLPIPAASVSTPEVPAIPNAAVPPMEEVSPIGVPFLGVSAHTDSVPISEEGTPVVEEASSTGMWIKEDLDSLVFGIKEVTSTVLHGEVPLAATTGLNSDEVIVVHFDSGKGLESKVICKT; from the coding sequence ATGGGTAAGCCACTCAGCAGACCAGACTGTTTAAGGCGGAACCCCACCTgcctggggaaaggagaggaggaggatggCTACATAGAGGACTGCTATGTTCCACAACGGTCTATATATGATACAATGAGGATAAATGAGCAAATTGACCAGGGGTCAAAGCTTAACCAGACTTCAAAAAGCACCATGGAAAAGATGGAAGGAAGTACTATATCCAGCAATGGTACATTAGGAGCAGCATCTAATGTTTTTGAATCTAGAGCACCAGAAGGTAAGAAGCTGGATGAGAGGATAATATTTGATGCACTAAAGCTAAGCAGTGATGTGCAGAAGTCAGCACCTGTGCCACCCAGAAGGCGGCCAAATGCAGAACGCAAAGACAATGTTAACAGGAGATCGTGGAAGTCCTTCATGCCACCCAACTTCCCCGAATTTGCAGAGAGGATAGAAGCTTCTCTCAGTGAGGTTTCAGAAGCTGGTGCTTCAAATCCTTCCTTGCAAGAGAAGAAGGAGTCCAGTTCTGCATTGACAGAAAGTTCTGGTCATTTGGACCACAGGGAACCTCAGTCAGAGTCAGTAACTCTGGAACATGTGTCCAAATCCATAGGTATTCCAGAGGTGCAAGATGTAAAAAACTTAAGTGGAGACTGCGAGGACTTTAGATTTCAGCAGCACAGTGCAAACCCTCCCCATGAATTCCAGCCTGTAGAATCAGAAGCTGCAGCAACAAGTGGTAACACAGATGTAATGCAGGAATCCAGATTCTCAAGTGCAACCTGGCCGAGGGCCACAAAAAGTTTAGCTAAGGGAGGCTTCAGTGAGAAGCAGCACCCCCTTGGGGACACAGCCTGCACTGTGGAAATGCCACCTCTCTCCCCTTGCCTGAGTGAAGAGCTGTTAGATCCAGAATTGCATGTTCTCATAACCCCCAGCCTGAGAGAGAAAACAGAGTCTGAGCTAAAGTTTGAGGAAGATGAGCGATGGATTATgatggaggctgagggagagtgggaggaagagaaACTGTCAGACAGGGAAAAGACTTTTCTGATGGCAGATGAGAAGAACAGCCTGGcagatatttttgaagaaagagaACAAGCAAACACAGCAGTGGTGGAGGATGGATCCGATTGCTTAGCTGCTGTCTTGAGGACTTTTGGCCACCTATCTCTTGGTCAGATTTGTTGCCCTGATGACCCACAGCCAGCCAAGGACCAGTTGGCTACTGTTCCCAAGGGTATACCCCTGGATTGCGATTGTGTTCTTACAGGTGAGGATATTCTCGGTGAGGTGGCAAACAGAACTGCTCAGGGGTTAGAGGGACTTGTTTCAGATTCAGCATGTACTGTGGGTACTATTGATGCAGAACAGCTCTCTGACACAGACTCAGTGCAGATGTTTCTTGAACTTGAAAAGGAGTGTTTATGTGAAGAAGGAGTAACTCCTCTAGTTGAGCTACAGAATCAAACCTCTTCTGAAGGGCTGGCTGCATCCCAGGATGCAGAAAATTTACTTGTAGTTAGTCATTTTTCAGGGGCTGCCTTAGAAAAGGAACAGCATTTAGGCCTTTTACATGTAAGGGCAAAAGATTATGATACTGGATTGGATTGTGGATATTTTAATACCCTGGATTCTTCTCAGGTGCCTAATGCTGTGGAACTTATTGCCCACGTTGATATCATGAGAGACACTTCCACTGTTAGCAAGGAGGAATGTGAAAAAGTGCCTTTTAGCCCCAGGACTGCAGAATTTAAGTCCAGACAGCCAGCTGATCTGGATTCACTGGAAAAGCTGGACCCAGGAGGACTGCTGAACTCTGATCACAGGGTTTCTCATGAAGAAAAATTATCAGGCTTCATTGCTTCTGAGCTGGCCAAAGACAATGGCAATTTGTCCCTGGGAGACTGCAGTCAAACTGAGAGGAATGGTGAGGAGTGCATTGAGAGGGTCACCTTCAGTTTTGCTTTTAATCATGAACTAACAGATGTTACCTCAGGACCTGAAGTAGAGGTGTTATATGAATCAAATTTACTAACAGATGAAATTCATTTGGAAAGTGGGAATGTAACTGTTAATCAAGAAAATAACAGTCTGACATCGATGGGAAATGTGGTCGCTTGTGAATTGTCCATGGAGAAAATTTGTGATGAGGATAGTGAGGCAAAAGAGCTGGATTATCAAGCCACGCTTTTGGAGGATCGAGCTCCAGCACATTTCCACAGAAACTTCCCAGAGCAGGTCTTCCAGGATCTCCAGAGGATGTCCCCAGAGTCAGAGATTCTGAGTCTGCACCTGCTGGTTGGAGAACTGAGACTTAATCCAGCTGGAGTGGAAACTGTGAATGATATAAAGCCTGAGCTGAATGTGGCATCATCAGAGGGAGGGGAGATGGAAAGGAGAGATTCAGATTCATGCCTAAAtatttttccagagaaacaaGTTACCAAGGCTGGTAATACTGAACCAGTTTTAGAGGATTGGATACCCATCCTCCAGAGGCCTTCCCAGACTGCTGCAGTGCCCACTGTTGAAGATGCCCTAGATGCTGCACTGCCCAGCCCAGAGGAGGATACCTCAGTTGCTGCAGTGCCTGCCCCAGAGGGAAGTGCTGTAGTTGCTGCTATAGGGCGCTTTCCACATGAGGACATCCTAGTTGCTTCAATAGTCTCCTTAGAGGAGGAGGATGTCACAGCTGCTGCAGTATCAGCCCCAGAGAGGGCTACTGTCCCAGCTGTTACAGTGTCTGTCCCTGAAGGGACTGCTGCAGTTGCTGCAGTGTCCTTCCCAGAGGAGACTGCTCCAGCTGTTGCAGCAGCCATCACACAGGAGGGTATGTCAGCTGTCGCAGAGTTCTCCCCAGAGTGGACTGCTCTAGCTATTGCAGTACCCATCACAGAGGAGGATAGTACACCAGAAGGGCCTGTCACCCCAGCTACCACAGTGCATGCTCCAGAGGAGCCTGATACTACAGCTGTTAGAGTGTCCACCCCAGAGGAGCCCACCTCCCCAGCTGCTGCAGTGCCCACCCCAGAGGAGCCCACCTCCCCAGCTGCTGCAGTGCCCACCCCAGAGGAGCCCACCTCCCCATCTGCTGCAGTGCCCACCCCAGAGGAATCTGCTTCCCTAGCTGCTGCAGTGCCCACCCCAGAGGAGCCCACCTCCCCATCTGCTGCAGTGCCCACCCCAGAGGAGCCCACCTCCCCATCTGCTGCAGTTCCCACCCCAGAGGAATCTGCCTCCCCATCTGCTGCAGTTCCCACCCCAGAGGAATCTGCCTCCCTAGCTGCTGCAGTGCCCACCCCAGAGGAATCTGCCTCCGCAGCTGCTCCAGTGCCCACCCCAGAGGAGTCTGCCTCCCCAGCTGCTGCAGTGCCCACCCCAGAGGAATCTGCTTCCCCTACAGCTGCAGTGCCCACCCTAGCAGAATCTGCTTCCCCTACAGCTGCAGTGCCCACTCCAGCAGAATCTGCCTCCTTTGCAGCTGTGGTGGCCACCCCGGAGGAACCCACTTCCCCGGCAGCTTCATTGCCCACCCCTACAGCTATGGTGGCCACCCTAGAGGAACTCACTTCCCCGGAAGCTTCAGTGCCCCCCTCTGAGGagccagcctccccagcagctgcagTGTCAAACCCAGAGGAGCCCGCCTCCCCAGCAGCAACAGTGCCCACCCTAGAGGAACCCACCTCCTCAGCAGCTGCAGTGCTCACCCCAGAGGAACTCACTTCCCCAGCAGCTTCAGTGCCCACCCCCGAGGAGcctgcctccccagcagctgcagTGTCCAACCTAGCGGAACCCACCTCAGCAGTGCCCACCCCAGAGGTGGCTGCCATCCCTGCTGCTTCAGTGCCCACCCCAGAGGTGCTTCCCATCCCTGCTGCTTCAGTGTCCACCCCAGAGGTGCCTGCCATCCCAAATGCTGCAGTGCCACCTATGGAGGAAGTTTCCCCCATTGGTGTGCCCTTCCTGGGAGTTTCTGCCCACACTGACTCAGTGCCTATTTCAGAAGAAGGAACTCCTGTTGTAGAGGAGGCTTCCTCCACTGGAATGTGGATCAAGGAGGACCTTGATTCCCTAGTATTTGGCATAAAAGAGGTGACCAGCACAGTGCTACATGGGGAAGTGCCTCTGGCTGCAACCACTGGATTAAATTCAGATGAGGTAATTGTTGTCCATTTTGATTCTGGGAAGGGTCTAGAGAGTAAAGTGATTTGCAAGACCTAG